In one window of Rhodoglobus vestalii DNA:
- a CDS encoding non-heme iron oxygenase ferredoxin subunit, whose amino-acid sequence MTAQRVCAIEELEPNKAHRVELDGTAIAIVKDSAGAVHAIGDTCTHGDISLSEGFVEDGAIECWAHGSRFSLDTGKPLSLPAYEPVPVFVVKIDDDGGVHIDPELTVAIEG is encoded by the coding sequence GTGACCGCCCAGCGAGTTTGCGCAATCGAGGAACTGGAGCCGAACAAGGCGCACCGGGTCGAACTCGATGGCACCGCAATTGCGATTGTTAAGGACTCTGCCGGGGCGGTGCACGCGATCGGCGACACCTGCACCCATGGAGATATTTCCCTCTCAGAGGGTTTCGTCGAAGACGGAGCAATCGAATGCTGGGCACACGGTTCGCGATTCTCCCTCGACACGGGAAAACCATTGAGCCTGCCAGCCTACGAACCTGTACCGGTCTTTGTAGTGAAGATCGACGACGATGGTGGGGTTCACATCGATCCCGAACTCACCGTCGCTATCGAGGGCTAA
- the sufC gene encoding Fe-S cluster assembly ATPase SufC has translation MSVLAVKDLHVSVETEQGTKSILNGVDLTIDQGEIHAIMGPNGSGKSTLAYTIAGHPKYHVESGSVTLDGEEVLDMSIDERARAGLFLAMQYPVEIPGVKVADFLRTAKTALSGEAPALRPWIKEVNASMKALRMEKSFSDRNVNEGFSGGEKKRNEILQLELLKPRFAILDETDSGLDVDALKIVSEGVNRAHESTGLGLLLITHYTRILRYIKPDFVHVFVDGRIAEQGGPELADRLENEGYDRFLTDTSVA, from the coding sequence ATGTCAGTACTCGCAGTCAAAGACTTGCACGTTAGCGTTGAAACCGAGCAAGGAACCAAGAGCATCCTCAACGGAGTTGACCTTACGATCGACCAGGGTGAGATCCACGCCATCATGGGCCCCAATGGTTCGGGTAAGTCCACTCTCGCTTACACAATTGCCGGTCACCCGAAGTACCACGTCGAGAGTGGGTCTGTGACGCTCGACGGCGAAGAGGTGCTCGATATGAGCATTGACGAGCGTGCACGCGCTGGGCTCTTTTTGGCAATGCAGTATCCCGTGGAGATTCCCGGGGTCAAGGTTGCAGACTTCCTCCGCACCGCCAAGACCGCGCTGAGTGGCGAGGCACCCGCACTTCGCCCGTGGATCAAAGAGGTAAACGCGTCGATGAAGGCACTGCGGATGGAAAAATCTTTCTCCGACCGGAACGTGAATGAGGGTTTCTCTGGTGGCGAGAAGAAGCGCAACGAAATCCTGCAGCTTGAGCTTCTGAAGCCGCGCTTCGCAATTTTGGACGAGACCGACTCAGGGCTCGACGTTGATGCTCTCAAAATCGTCTCTGAGGGCGTAAACCGTGCGCACGAGTCGACCGGTCTCGGGCTGCTTTTGATCACCCACTACACCCGTATTTTGCGCTACATCAAGCCCGATTTCGTTCACGTTTTCGTCGACGGTCGTATCGCTGAACAGGGTGGTCCTGAACTCGCAGATCGCCTAGAAAACGAAGGCTACGATCGATTTTTGACCGACACGAGCGTAGCCTAA
- a CDS encoding metal-sulfur cluster assembly factor, with the protein MSTVLAPALFDEVEEALKDVIDPELGVNIVDLGLIYDLSWDPENNALIISMTLTSAGCPLTDVIEEQIAQCLDNVVEAFRINWVWMPPWGPEKITDDGRDMMRALGFSI; encoded by the coding sequence ATGTCTACAGTTCTGGCCCCCGCCCTCTTCGATGAAGTTGAAGAGGCGCTAAAAGATGTCATCGACCCCGAGCTCGGCGTCAACATTGTGGATCTCGGTCTTATCTACGACCTGAGCTGGGATCCCGAGAACAATGCGCTCATCATCAGCATGACTCTCACATCAGCGGGATGCCCGCTGACCGACGTGATCGAAGAGCAGATCGCTCAGTGTCTCGACAATGTTGTAGAAGCATTCCGTATCAACTGGGTGTGGATGCCACCGTGGGGGCCAGAAAAAATTACCGATGACGGTCGCGACATGATGCGTGCGCTCGGCTTCTCCATTTAG
- a CDS encoding ABC-F family ATP-binding cassette domain-containing protein, with amino-acid sequence MLAVHDLELRVGERMLMQDVNFRVDRGDKIGLVGRNGAGKTTLTKTLAGELEATGGAIERTGEIGYLPQDPRSGNPEDLARTRILDARGLGSIVLKMRQAQDEMGSSDPAVSTAAMDRYSKLDDRFLSLGGYAAEAEAASIASNLSLPDRILDQPLSTLSGGQRRRIELARILFSGADTMLLDEPTNHLDADSVVWLREFLKNFSGGLIVISHDVELVEDTVNKVFYLDGNRQQIDQYNMGWKHYLRQRQSDEERRKKERANAEKKASTLQAQAARFGAKASKAASAHQMVARAEKLLAGLDDVRTTDRVAALRFPEPAPCGRTPLMGHNLSKSYGSLEIFTSVDLAIDRGSKVVILGFNGAGKTTLLRMLAGVDEPDTGRIEPGHGLRVGYYAQEHETIDVKRSVLENMVSSSPHITEMEARRVLGSFLFTGDDSAKPAGVLSGGEKTRLALAMIVVSGANVLLLDEPTNNLDPASREEILGALANYKGAVVLVSHDEGAVEALNPERVLILPDGIEDHWNKDYAELISLS; translated from the coding sequence GTGCTTGCTGTGCATGATCTCGAGTTGCGCGTTGGCGAACGCATGCTGATGCAGGATGTCAACTTCCGTGTAGATCGCGGCGATAAAATCGGCTTGGTCGGGCGCAACGGCGCGGGAAAGACTACCCTCACCAAAACGCTTGCTGGTGAGCTTGAAGCAACAGGCGGGGCTATCGAGCGCACCGGCGAAATCGGCTACCTGCCGCAAGACCCCCGCTCAGGAAACCCGGAGGACCTCGCTCGCACCCGCATTCTCGATGCTCGCGGCTTGGGGAGCATCGTTCTGAAGATGCGCCAAGCTCAAGACGAGATGGGAAGCAGCGATCCTGCCGTCAGCACCGCCGCGATGGATCGCTACAGCAAGTTGGACGACCGTTTTCTTTCACTGGGCGGGTACGCAGCCGAAGCCGAAGCGGCATCGATTGCTAGCAATCTGAGTCTGCCAGACCGCATCCTCGACCAACCACTGTCGACGCTATCCGGTGGTCAACGTCGCCGCATCGAACTTGCGCGAATCCTGTTCTCAGGCGCTGACACGATGCTCCTCGACGAGCCGACAAACCACCTCGATGCCGATTCGGTGGTGTGGCTACGAGAATTCTTGAAGAACTTCTCCGGTGGCCTTATCGTCATCAGTCACGATGTCGAACTTGTTGAAGATACCGTGAATAAGGTCTTCTATCTGGACGGCAACCGTCAGCAGATTGATCAGTACAACATGGGCTGGAAGCACTACCTGCGCCAGCGCCAGTCTGATGAAGAGCGCCGCAAAAAGGAGCGTGCAAACGCAGAGAAGAAGGCCAGCACGCTGCAGGCACAGGCCGCGAGATTTGGCGCGAAGGCGTCGAAAGCCGCGTCAGCTCACCAGATGGTGGCACGCGCAGAAAAGCTGCTTGCCGGTCTTGACGATGTGCGAACGACCGACCGGGTGGCGGCTCTGCGCTTTCCCGAACCCGCCCCGTGTGGGCGAACGCCTCTCATGGGCCACAATCTCAGCAAGAGCTACGGTTCGTTGGAGATATTCACCTCGGTAGACCTTGCAATCGATCGTGGTTCCAAAGTGGTGATTCTGGGATTCAACGGTGCCGGAAAGACCACCCTTTTACGCATGCTTGCTGGCGTCGATGAGCCGGATACTGGGCGCATCGAACCTGGCCACGGACTCCGCGTTGGATACTACGCCCAAGAACACGAAACCATTGATGTCAAGCGTTCTGTGCTTGAAAACATGGTCTCTTCGTCGCCGCACATTACTGAGATGGAGGCGCGTCGAGTGCTTGGTTCGTTCCTCTTCACCGGTGACGACTCAGCAAAGCCTGCGGGTGTTCTGTCCGGTGGGGAGAAGACTCGACTCGCTTTGGCAATGATCGTAGTGAGTGGCGCGAACGTGCTTCTGCTCGATGAGCCGACAAACAACTTGGACCCCGCAAGCCGGGAAGAGATCTTAGGTGCACTGGCAAACTACAAGGGAGCCGTTGTACTGGTAAGCCACGATGAGGGCGCCGTAGAGGCTCTCAATCCTGAACGAGTTCTGATTCTCCCTGACGGCATTGAAGACCATTGGAACAAGGATTACGCAGAACTCATTTCGCTGTCATAG
- a CDS encoding SURF1 family protein — MKKWRFAFSRRWFGYLALVLAFAIGCVFLSQWQFDRREEAATEVARISENWQAEPQQLESVMPDLENFDDDNKWMPVTISGEYLASKQLLVRGRPYSGQPGFEVLVPFQLNSGRVIVVDRGWVPAGNSQDAPDAVPAPPTGQIDAVVRLKPSEPTVQGRSAPDGQVATIHLPTVEQMLDRPTYVGGFGLLASESPGVADMPIAYPKPLLDEGAHLSYAFQWVAFGVLAFIGLGWAIRQEYRLINEADPVERKRAEKRKRKTEERGPTDAQIEDAIIDA; from the coding sequence ATGAAAAAGTGGCGTTTTGCTTTCTCGCGGCGGTGGTTTGGCTATTTGGCGCTCGTTCTCGCTTTCGCGATCGGCTGCGTATTTCTCTCTCAGTGGCAGTTCGACCGCAGAGAGGAGGCTGCTACCGAGGTCGCGCGTATCAGCGAGAATTGGCAGGCCGAGCCTCAGCAGCTCGAAAGTGTTATGCCGGATCTCGAGAACTTTGATGACGATAACAAGTGGATGCCGGTCACCATCAGTGGGGAGTACCTGGCCTCCAAACAACTCCTTGTTCGCGGCCGCCCCTACTCAGGGCAACCCGGATTCGAAGTACTGGTACCGTTTCAGCTCAACAGCGGCCGTGTAATCGTGGTGGATCGCGGCTGGGTCCCAGCGGGAAACAGCCAAGATGCTCCGGATGCGGTGCCCGCTCCCCCAACAGGTCAAATCGACGCCGTGGTGCGCCTCAAACCGAGCGAGCCGACCGTTCAGGGGCGCTCCGCCCCGGATGGTCAAGTGGCGACCATACATCTACCCACCGTTGAACAGATGCTCGATAGGCCAACCTACGTTGGCGGATTTGGCCTGTTGGCGTCGGAATCGCCCGGCGTGGCTGACATGCCAATCGCCTATCCGAAACCTCTGCTCGATGAGGGTGCACACCTGTCGTACGCGTTCCAGTGGGTCGCGTTTGGGGTGCTCGCATTTATTGGGCTCGGATGGGCAATCCGGCAGGAATACCGACTGATCAATGAAGCCGATCCCGTCGAGCGGAAGCGTGCCGAAAAACGCAAGCGCAAAACCGAAGAACGCGGTCCTACCGATGCGCAAATCGAAGACGCCATTATCGACGCGTAG
- a CDS encoding DUF3099 domain-containing protein — protein MNSPESITSLPERPQDERRRREVNYLIAMSIRVICVILCLFVTGWWLVLPILGAIVLPWVAVVLASVTTQRPGMLNAPEQLAVGSISSPTVPRRPDRPNW, from the coding sequence ATGAATAGTCCTGAGTCCATCACGTCTCTCCCCGAACGGCCTCAAGATGAGCGCCGCCGGCGTGAAGTCAACTACCTGATCGCGATGAGCATCCGTGTTATCTGTGTAATCCTCTGTCTCTTCGTCACAGGGTGGTGGCTCGTGTTGCCTATCTTGGGCGCAATTGTATTGCCCTGGGTTGCGGTCGTTCTCGCGAGCGTTACGACGCAACGACCGGGCATGCTGAACGCACCGGAACAACTAGCTGTGGGCTCGATTAGCTCCCCCACTGTGCCTAGGCGCCCTGATAGGCCCAATTGGTGA
- a CDS encoding beta-ketoacyl-ACP reductase: MSRTAPESRIVLVTGGNRGIGRAIAEEFVAQGYKVAVTARSGSGPEGTLTVIADVTEPVSVDAAFTEVESKLGPIEVVVANAGITRDMLLMRMSDDDFTQVVDTNLSGAFRVVKRASKGMMKARFGRIILVSSVVGLLGSAGQVNYSASKSGLIGLARSLTRELGSRGITANVVAPGFIETDMTAALPAEQQNAYLKQIPASRFAQPAEVAKAIVWLASDDAAYISGAVIPVDGGLGMGH; this comes from the coding sequence ATGAGTCGCACAGCACCCGAATCACGGATCGTTTTAGTCACCGGAGGCAACCGCGGTATTGGCCGGGCCATCGCGGAAGAGTTTGTGGCGCAGGGGTATAAGGTCGCCGTCACTGCGCGCTCGGGTTCCGGTCCAGAAGGCACCCTCACAGTTATCGCGGACGTCACCGAACCAGTCAGCGTCGATGCCGCTTTTACGGAGGTCGAGTCCAAGCTTGGGCCCATTGAAGTTGTTGTGGCAAACGCAGGAATTACCCGAGACATGTTGCTTATGCGAATGAGCGACGATGATTTCACGCAAGTGGTCGATACCAATCTTTCCGGCGCTTTCCGTGTTGTCAAGAGGGCGTCGAAAGGCATGATGAAGGCGCGCTTCGGCCGCATAATTTTGGTCTCGAGCGTTGTTGGCCTCCTTGGATCTGCCGGGCAGGTCAACTACTCCGCTTCGAAGAGTGGTCTCATTGGACTAGCCCGTTCGCTCACCCGCGAGCTGGGGAGTCGCGGTATCACGGCAAACGTCGTCGCCCCCGGCTTCATAGAGACCGACATGACCGCTGCCCTCCCCGCCGAGCAACAGAATGCATACCTCAAGCAAATCCCCGCCAGTCGGTTTGCGCAGCCCGCGGAAGTCGCGAAGGCAATAGTGTGGCTGGCGAGTGACGATGCCGCCTACATTTCCGGTGCCGTAATCCCCGTTGACGGCGGTCTCGGGATGGGCCACTGA
- the serB gene encoding phosphoserine phosphatase SerB, translated as MPLSTFLVVLDVDSTLIENEAIELLAAHAGSEPEVAEITAKAMNGELDFEQSLRARVATLEGLPERVLGESGRQIRVTRGAEEMIATVVAAGGRVGAVSGGFHELLDPVARKLGLSYARANRLEVVNGILTGKLIGAIIDSRAKADALREWANDSGTPLSGTIAVGDGANDLLMMKAAALSVGITAKPIVRANADVHIDTRDLSALLPLLGLRG; from the coding sequence ATGCCGTTGTCAACGTTCCTCGTTGTGCTCGATGTTGATTCCACTCTGATCGAGAACGAAGCAATTGAGTTGCTTGCGGCTCACGCGGGCTCTGAACCCGAAGTCGCCGAGATCACCGCTAAGGCAATGAATGGCGAGCTCGACTTCGAGCAGAGCTTGCGCGCGCGGGTCGCAACACTTGAAGGCCTTCCCGAAAGGGTTTTGGGCGAGAGTGGGCGCCAGATCCGCGTGACGCGCGGAGCGGAAGAAATGATTGCCACCGTCGTCGCAGCCGGCGGGCGTGTCGGTGCCGTGTCCGGCGGGTTTCACGAACTCCTCGATCCCGTGGCCCGCAAACTCGGGTTGAGTTACGCCCGAGCCAATCGACTCGAGGTCGTCAATGGGATACTGACGGGCAAGCTGATCGGAGCCATCATCGATTCCCGGGCCAAGGCTGATGCGCTTCGCGAGTGGGCCAACGACTCCGGCACTCCCCTGTCTGGCACTATCGCCGTGGGTGACGGTGCCAACGACCTGCTCATGATGAAAGCAGCCGCGCTCTCGGTCGGAATAACCGCTAAACCGATCGTTCGAGCCAACGCTGATGTACACATCGACACGCGAGACTTGAGCGCCCTGTTGCCGTTGCTCGGGCTTCGGGGCTAG
- a CDS encoding ABC transporter ATP-binding protein: MASVLTFTDVSVTRNGSTILDSISWSAQASDRWVILGPNGAGKTTLLQLAAAQIHPSSGEVVVLESTLGSADVFDVRPRIGFSSTALARRVPNNERVIDVVLTAAYSVTGRWNEQYEKVDLRRARRVLAEWSLLPLEERRFGDLSDGEQKRVQIARSVMTDPELLLLDEPAASLDLGAREELVQLLSGYAQSESAPAIVMVTHHVEEIPPGFTHALVMTKGTVHSAGMIDEVVTSENLSEAFGLELVISKNAGRYTARAA, translated from the coding sequence ATGGCTAGTGTTCTCACCTTTACCGACGTATCCGTTACTCGCAACGGTTCCACGATTCTCGACTCGATTTCGTGGAGCGCGCAAGCATCGGATCGGTGGGTTATCTTGGGCCCCAACGGCGCAGGCAAGACAACGCTGTTGCAGTTAGCGGCGGCACAGATCCACCCCAGTTCCGGTGAGGTTGTTGTGCTTGAGAGCACACTTGGTTCGGCCGATGTTTTCGACGTTCGACCGAGGATCGGGTTTTCTTCTACAGCACTTGCCCGCCGAGTGCCGAACAACGAGAGGGTCATCGACGTTGTTCTTACCGCGGCATATTCGGTTACTGGCCGCTGGAACGAGCAGTACGAGAAGGTTGACCTGCGTCGCGCGCGTCGTGTGCTCGCAGAGTGGAGCCTCTTACCTCTAGAGGAACGTCGATTCGGGGATCTCAGCGACGGTGAACAGAAGCGCGTTCAGATTGCTCGTTCAGTCATGACCGACCCAGAACTCTTGTTGCTGGATGAGCCGGCGGCAAGTCTCGACCTCGGGGCTCGAGAGGAGCTTGTTCAGTTGCTGAGTGGGTATGCGCAGTCGGAGAGCGCCCCGGCAATTGTCATGGTCACTCACCATGTAGAAGAGATTCCGCCCGGGTTTACGCACGCGCTGGTGATGACAAAGGGCACCGTGCACAGCGCCGGCATGATCGACGAAGTCGTAACCTCAGAAAATTTGAGCGAGGCTTTTGGGCTGGAACTAGTGATCAGCAAGAACGCGGGTCGCTACACTGCACGAGCCGCGTGA
- a CDS encoding type B 50S ribosomal protein L31 — MKSETHPTYMPIVFRDLASGTTFLTRSTVTSQKTIEWEDGNTYPVIDVEISSESHPFYTGKQRIMDSAGRVEKFKNRYKGFGN; from the coding sequence ATGAAGTCCGAGACTCACCCCACGTACATGCCCATCGTTTTTCGCGACCTCGCGTCGGGCACCACGTTCCTTACTCGTTCAACGGTGACGAGCCAGAAGACGATCGAGTGGGAAGATGGCAATACCTACCCGGTGATCGACGTCGAGATTTCTTCTGAGTCACACCCGTTCTACACGGGTAAGCAGCGCATCATGGACTCTGCTGGTCGCGTAGAGAAGTTCAAGAACCGTTACAAGGGCTTCGGCAACTAG
- a CDS encoding 3'-5' exonuclease: MGISGTLATFDLETTGVDVETSRIVSACIAFVDPSGAVVSRWDWLADPGVEIPAGAAAIHGISTERARAEGRQAAIVVAEIVQTLKVTCALGMPLVVYNAPYDLSLLDRECRRHSINSLVEPYVVIDPLVIDKAVDRYRRGKRTLEVTAGLYGVSLDDAHDAGSDAIAAARVAHALVAKYTDELSIPFAELHDRQRQWYADQAASFQDYMRSSKGDHNFVANSEWPVRSFPQ, from the coding sequence ATGGGCATCTCGGGCACGTTAGCAACTTTCGATCTTGAAACTACCGGCGTCGACGTCGAAACTAGCCGCATTGTTTCTGCGTGTATTGCATTCGTCGATCCGTCGGGTGCAGTCGTATCGCGTTGGGATTGGCTGGCCGACCCTGGGGTGGAGATTCCGGCGGGGGCAGCAGCTATTCATGGGATATCGACCGAACGAGCTCGTGCTGAGGGTCGCCAAGCCGCGATTGTTGTGGCAGAAATTGTGCAAACCCTCAAGGTAACCTGTGCCCTTGGTATGCCGTTGGTCGTTTATAACGCACCCTACGATCTTTCGCTCCTTGATCGGGAATGCCGCAGGCACTCGATTAATAGCCTTGTGGAGCCTTACGTCGTAATTGACCCCCTGGTGATTGACAAGGCTGTTGATCGTTATCGCCGCGGGAAGCGGACTCTTGAGGTGACGGCAGGCCTCTACGGCGTGTCCCTTGATGACGCCCACGATGCAGGCTCTGATGCAATTGCTGCCGCCCGGGTGGCCCATGCGCTTGTGGCGAAGTACACCGACGAGCTCAGCATTCCATTCGCCGAGCTCCATGATCGCCAACGGCAGTGGTACGCCGACCAGGCGGCCAGCTTTCAGGACTACATGAGGTCATCGAAAGGCGATCACAACTTTGTCGCAAACAGTGAATGGCCCGTGCGATCGTTTCCTCAGTAG
- a CDS encoding alpha/beta fold hydrolase, which translates to MRPASPYGALLTDNPARRSTIDVLGAPTQYWEYGPAEAETVLVLVHGFRGDHHGLDAVCAHIRGIRIVSPDIPGFGESAPLNGHAHDISGYAMWLQAFVGALGLSGRAVLLGHSFGSIVVSAAIAGGLSTPQIILVNPIAAPALAGPNAILSKITLGFYRLARALPHALGAPLLSNWLVVRVMSLAMVKTHDSELRRWIHQQHHAHFSSYANRDSLLEGFEASIGSDVSMFAEQIAVPTLLIGARNDPISPVPAQQRLVALFAQARLELFDNVGHLIHYERPREAAELIVGFLNAGTVTEPAT; encoded by the coding sequence ATGAGACCCGCATCCCCGTACGGAGCACTGCTCACGGACAACCCGGCGAGACGTTCAACCATTGACGTTCTCGGGGCCCCAACGCAGTACTGGGAATACGGTCCCGCCGAAGCGGAAACAGTGCTCGTGCTTGTTCACGGGTTTCGAGGCGACCACCACGGCCTCGACGCGGTGTGTGCACATATCCGCGGCATCCGCATCGTTAGTCCTGATATTCCGGGATTCGGTGAATCTGCGCCTCTCAACGGCCACGCGCACGACATCAGCGGGTACGCGATGTGGTTGCAAGCATTCGTGGGGGCGTTGGGGCTCAGCGGTCGCGCAGTCTTGCTCGGCCACTCCTTTGGGTCAATTGTGGTTTCGGCAGCCATTGCCGGCGGGCTCTCTACGCCCCAGATCATCCTGGTCAACCCGATCGCCGCTCCGGCACTCGCGGGCCCCAATGCGATCCTCAGCAAAATCACCCTCGGGTTTTACCGACTTGCGCGAGCGCTTCCCCATGCACTTGGCGCACCGCTGCTGAGCAACTGGCTTGTGGTGCGGGTGATGAGCCTTGCAATGGTGAAAACTCACGATTCTGAGCTTCGCCGCTGGATTCATCAACAGCACCATGCACATTTCAGTAGCTACGCGAACCGGGATAGTCTCCTTGAGGGTTTCGAAGCATCCATTGGGTCGGATGTGAGCATGTTCGCCGAGCAGATTGCCGTGCCGACGCTGCTCATCGGGGCACGAAACGATCCGATCAGCCCGGTGCCGGCGCAGCAGCGTCTCGTCGCTCTTTTCGCCCAAGCCAGACTCGAACTTTTCGACAACGTCGGGCATCTGATTCACTATGAACGGCCGCGAGAAGCGGCCGAGCTAATAGTCGGGTTCCTCAACGCGGGGACCGTTACGGAGCCGGCCACATGA
- a CDS encoding glycosyltransferase family 4 protein: protein MKIVFDCRYTRIGRHDGISRYGSRLVEELSKLHPVTMLISDRRQLDLLPDLPWELATSPTAASEPFVAFQVNKLNPDVVFTPMQTMGPYGRKYALVTTVHDLIYYKHPAPPHNLPWAVRVMWRIYHLTWAFQRGLLNRADAHVTDAHTTRDQMREHRLTTKPISVVSLGTDSPARYTVRTVPTSRELVYMGSYMPYKNVELIARALHDLPGYTLHLMSRADDAVRARLTALAPESSLIFHDGASDEVYTETLSRATALVSASRDEGFGLPQVEAMVLGTPVLLSDIPIFREISGPAGGFFDPDDPAALAREVKTLADPAVWQSRSTAARTRSEEFTWAKGAAGLLDVLTDAVVERRKSRARR from the coding sequence ATGAAGATCGTTTTTGATTGCCGCTACACACGCATCGGCAGACACGATGGCATTAGCCGCTATGGATCGCGGCTCGTCGAAGAACTGAGCAAACTGCACCCGGTGACCATGCTCATTTCTGATAGGCGACAACTTGACCTGCTGCCTGACCTCCCCTGGGAGCTGGCAACGTCGCCAACCGCTGCCAGTGAGCCTTTCGTTGCGTTTCAGGTGAATAAGCTCAATCCCGACGTCGTGTTCACCCCCATGCAAACCATGGGGCCGTACGGGCGCAAATACGCTCTCGTTACTACCGTGCACGATCTCATCTATTACAAGCATCCCGCGCCTCCTCACAACCTTCCGTGGGCAGTTCGAGTGATGTGGCGCATCTACCACCTCACGTGGGCATTCCAGCGTGGGCTGCTCAACAGGGCTGATGCGCATGTCACTGACGCGCATACGACTCGCGATCAAATGCGCGAGCATCGGCTGACGACGAAGCCGATCTCCGTGGTCAGTCTGGGCACCGACAGCCCAGCTCGGTACACCGTTCGCACGGTGCCCACGTCGCGCGAACTCGTGTACATGGGCTCCTATATGCCCTATAAGAACGTTGAGTTGATCGCGCGAGCGCTTCATGATCTCCCCGGTTATACGCTGCACCTTATGAGTCGAGCCGATGATGCGGTGAGGGCTCGATTGACCGCGCTGGCACCCGAGTCAAGCCTGATCTTTCACGATGGAGCCAGCGATGAGGTGTACACCGAAACTCTGTCACGGGCGACCGCGCTGGTGAGCGCATCGCGCGATGAAGGGTTCGGTCTTCCGCAGGTTGAGGCGATGGTGCTGGGCACTCCGGTGTTGCTGAGTGACATCCCGATTTTTCGAGAAATATCAGGCCCTGCGGGGGGATTTTTCGATCCGGATGATCCCGCCGCACTTGCCCGTGAGGTGAAAACACTCGCAGATCCCGCAGTGTGGCAGTCGCGCTCAACAGCCGCACGCACCCGATCCGAGGAATTCACTTGGGCGAAGGGTGCCGCCGGACTATTGGACGTGCTCACGGATGCCGTCGTAGAGCGCCGCAAATCTCGCGCCAGAAGGTAG
- a CDS encoding histidine phosphatase family protein, with protein sequence MFIYLVRHGETDWNRERRVQGSTDIPLNETGREQAANTGRLLARRHWDGIFTSPLSRARQTAEIIAAEVGLSAPIAVPALAERNYGEAEGRTGTELDALYPGNINVPGRESRDSVVARVVPALVELAEAHHGEFIIVVVHGGVIASVLAAVSPERPRAPIVNGSVHSFRHDDGALQLINFDDPIEVESEITGAATFDAQNPIAHREASGL encoded by the coding sequence GTGTTCATTTACCTGGTGCGTCACGGTGAAACCGATTGGAACCGTGAACGACGTGTTCAGGGTTCCACCGACATCCCACTCAATGAGACCGGGCGTGAACAAGCGGCAAACACTGGCAGGTTACTTGCGCGTCGACACTGGGACGGGATCTTCACAAGCCCGCTCTCCCGCGCACGGCAGACGGCTGAGATCATCGCGGCAGAAGTCGGGCTGTCGGCACCAATCGCTGTTCCCGCGCTCGCAGAGCGCAACTACGGTGAAGCCGAGGGACGCACGGGCACTGAGCTTGACGCTCTTTATCCCGGCAATATAAACGTTCCGGGTCGTGAATCCCGCGATTCAGTGGTCGCGCGCGTGGTGCCGGCACTGGTGGAACTAGCCGAAGCGCACCATGGGGAGTTCATAATCGTCGTGGTCCACGGTGGGGTTATTGCCTCGGTTTTAGCGGCAGTGTCGCCCGAAAGGCCGCGAGCTCCAATCGTCAATGGCTCGGTGCATAGCTTTCGCCATGATGATGGGGCACTCCAACTGATCAATTTTGATGACCCAATCGAAGTGGAGTCAGAGATCACGGGTGCTGCGACCTTCGATGCTCAGAATCCCATCGCGCATCGAGAAGCGTCTGGTCTTTAG